The following proteins come from a genomic window of Blastococcus sp. HT6-30:
- a CDS encoding ferritin-like domain-containing protein codes for MTDNTKLINQLRALVLLTQTEEQVARTRISQARTDAVRRELTENADNAAARTIEITEQLRALGGVPDVVTPAIGRLSAVLKATFEQAAPLEEALLTDLQLEHQLLDRATYLKVLAEAAGQTKTQQLAEKLIGAHKATVEWLTVVLAEEALGGPAALQPTPVQKVAGGVARAVNAPVRFWANTVNNAVDTVRHAGEETSERFSAVGDRASALTGAVRETLTVGRAASLRRAERIAEREGDKDAAHVAREAREELGDVTADELPIKGYDSLSVQDAVKAIKQLKTPHDINVIIRYEETHKARANVASAAQTQLAALAKEAVGVDS; via the coding sequence ATGACCGACAACACCAAGCTGATCAACCAGTTGCGCGCCCTCGTCCTGCTCACGCAGACCGAGGAGCAGGTCGCACGGACCCGCATCTCCCAGGCCCGCACCGACGCCGTGCGCCGGGAGCTCACCGAGAACGCCGACAACGCCGCCGCCCGCACCATCGAGATCACCGAGCAGCTGCGTGCGCTCGGTGGCGTGCCGGACGTCGTCACCCCGGCCATCGGCCGGCTCTCGGCGGTGCTCAAGGCGACCTTCGAGCAGGCTGCCCCGCTCGAGGAGGCGCTCCTCACCGACCTGCAGCTCGAGCACCAGCTGCTCGACCGCGCCACGTACCTCAAGGTGCTCGCGGAGGCCGCCGGCCAGACGAAGACCCAGCAGCTGGCCGAGAAGCTGATCGGCGCCCACAAGGCCACCGTCGAGTGGCTCACCGTGGTGCTCGCCGAGGAGGCCCTCGGCGGCCCCGCCGCCCTGCAGCCCACCCCGGTGCAGAAGGTGGCCGGTGGCGTCGCCCGCGCGGTCAACGCGCCGGTCCGGTTCTGGGCCAACACGGTGAACAACGCCGTCGACACGGTGCGTCACGCCGGCGAGGAGACCTCCGAGCGGTTCTCCGCCGTGGGTGACCGCGCCTCCGCCCTCACCGGCGCCGTCCGCGAGACCCTCACGGTCGGCCGCGCCGCTTCGCTGCGCCGCGCCGAGCGGATCGCCGAGCGCGAGGGCGACAAGGACGCCGCCCACGTCGCCCGCGAGGCCCGTGAGGAGCTCGGGGACGTGACCGCCGACGAGCTGCCGATCAAGGGGTACGACTCGCTGTCGGTCCAGGATGCCGTCAAGGCGATCAAGCAGCTGAAGACGCCGCACGACATCAACGTGATCATCCGCTACGAGGAGACGCACAAGGCCCGGGCCAACGTGGCCAGCGCCGCGCAGACCCAGCTGGCCGCCCTGGCCAAGGAAGCGGTCGGCGTCGACAGCTGA
- a CDS encoding enoyl-CoA hydratase/isomerase family protein, producing the protein MSDAQRHESGLVVEDRGHVRLLTLDRPERRNALSTEVQADLVEQFLRVVEDGVRAVVLTGNGPAFCAGFDLKEIRAADERGERFRPPMNRPARAVFEVVTETPVPVIAALNGPAVAGGFELALACDLRIASPAVHFALPEAAIGMGANFGSVVLPKRIPVGIALEMLFTGDPIDAAEAQRWGLLNRLVDPEDVLPTALGLADRIAANAPVSVRRMKETAVKALELPLWQGLRLDVGPNPYLSEDRKEGIAARLEKRAPRWTGR; encoded by the coding sequence ATGAGCGATGCGCAGCGGCACGAGTCCGGCCTGGTCGTCGAGGACCGCGGGCACGTCCGGCTTCTCACCCTCGACCGGCCCGAGCGGCGCAACGCCCTGTCCACCGAGGTGCAGGCCGACCTGGTCGAGCAGTTCCTGCGCGTGGTCGAGGACGGCGTCCGCGCCGTGGTGCTCACGGGCAACGGCCCGGCGTTCTGCGCCGGGTTCGACCTCAAGGAGATCCGCGCGGCGGACGAGCGCGGCGAGCGGTTCCGCCCGCCGATGAACCGGCCCGCCCGGGCGGTGTTCGAGGTGGTCACCGAGACGCCGGTGCCGGTGATCGCCGCGCTCAACGGGCCGGCCGTGGCGGGGGGCTTCGAGCTGGCGCTCGCCTGCGACCTGCGGATCGCCTCGCCCGCGGTCCACTTCGCGCTGCCCGAGGCCGCGATCGGCATGGGGGCCAACTTCGGCTCCGTCGTCCTGCCCAAGCGCATCCCGGTGGGCATCGCCCTGGAGATGCTCTTCACCGGCGATCCGATCGACGCGGCCGAGGCCCAGCGCTGGGGGCTGCTCAACCGGCTGGTGGACCCGGAGGACGTGCTGCCGACGGCGCTCGGCCTGGCCGACCGGATCGCCGCCAACGCCCCCGTCTCCGTCCGCCGGATGAAGGAGACCGCCGTCAAGGCCCTGGAGCTGCCGCTCTGGCAGGGCCTGCGGCTCGACGTCGGCCCCAACCCCTACCTCAGCGAGGACCGCAAGGAGGGGATCGCCGCCCGCCTGGAGAAGCGGGCGCCGCGCTGGACCGGGCGCTGA
- a CDS encoding DUF4011 domain-containing protein yields the protein MESTADIELGDVVAPSAVVSIDLTSTPVLSYALAHNRLPVVSRLALTADRTLRGLTVRLSVRDAEGPIAQAVELLADVDEGRTTVLTGIGLVMDPAAMLHVEEQRPGVVDVEVELDGVLLGETTAPVQVLAANQWLAAPLPLALEMLAAHVMPNHPAITGLVAEAAELLEQQTGSGAMVGYAATAERVDEVVQALAEALRRRGVRYSEPPASWSDLGQQVRSPGDVLTWRVATPLDTVVVLAAALEQAGIRPLLWLADGHAFLGYWREERSSESAATTDAAPLVDLVDLGLVGLVETTLLTASGRPGEDLHRAASADWLAGELERILGVTDVHRARCDGILPLPARARTPDGLLQIVEYRPAEHSAPAFPAGPAPAPQSNRPEAPPRVQQWKNALLDLTLRNRLINYSHRAGLPLTVPDTALPILDNFVHDGTPLTLLPGDQLAAVQKERGLTTARELPAEQLTELLVERREVHADVTSDGYLSRLRNLAYRAKTVQEETGANNLYLALGSLVWELDGRPLRSPLLLVPVVLSPVGRTGSYRLALDESGSSTPNYCLLEKLRQVHGLVVPALSDTAESTPELERALEAMRVGLVGHGLPYRVEATADLALLQFAKYRLWKDLDEHWGDFARNPLVHHLVHEPTEPFRDPARDSGGHVDLDELAGRLPVAADTSQLRAIAEAGAGRTFVLEGPPGTGKSQTITNLLTRAVADGKRVLFVAEKRAALDVVARRLDAVGMGMFALDLHDKGSRAPMVRAQIRLALEHAIAVDAEGLAADSETLRSARRQLARYADRLHAENAAGLSLYSARTAELTAGTDVEPLPVPLPFVANAPAEVLTAVRRALALLPDIADLTRPSPRHPWAFVDSPEVDLPAAREAASAVDAAVRELACLPELGGVLRHARTPEDLDSLVHLLSGPPVGLDVLDETFSGRWTTATGAVLGEVAAFTAFRHPGLDVATPDVVGLPLAGIYVSAQTAAASGWWGRRRRLTAVRDQLAGCLRPGAKVRPRDVPLLVENLWRVQTAVSAIAGRVNSVPGLSAPESWNPFTDPGLLEREVEWLRRAGAAVDGSSAFHVALRKLIVAGMPTSAGTAAAVARLRDAVTSLLQVCRSSSDQLSAWAGDDGFVLRWSMTRPERGVENSVLMSLRRWVSFLDTLEPLRYAGLFDARTLLITGAVAADDAVRALDRGLASASVAERLDATGLDGFDEQAHESAIARFTAASRAVREHLTQALPAAVLGSRPFDAAMGTGQVGALQRELAKQRRGLGVRQLLAQYGDLITAVMPCVLVSPDSVARFFPATAGQFDLVVFDEASQIRVADAVGALGRARAAVVVGDSRQMPPTSFLEPTTASCDDSVEVVETAVEDEESILSECVQAGVPRHWLSWHYRSQDESLIAFSNAQYYENRLSSFPAPTHGRASAEPDGRGVSLVRVPGTFHRSGAGRLLRTNPVEASAIVAEIRRRFDAVSRWDGMGVVPSIGVVTFNAQQRSYIEALLRDADDDRLSAALDRTDGEGLFVKNLENVQGDERDVIFFSTGFSPAADGTLPLNFGPLNRQGGERRLNVAITRARRQVVVFSSFDPAQLRAEETSSVGIKHLRAYLDMAEQGTDVLPRSPRSAAVVDRHREEIAAALRERGLVVRTEVGLSEFRVDLSVSRPGDPETPLVAVLLDGPAWARRGTVGDRDAVPVEALGDMLRWPVVARVWLPTWLAGPAAVVDRLVAAVDAAPVSSAPVPEPLQLPTAAVESFKGVAALRSSVTSMAVPAPPARPAPKAATAKKPAGSVALEGETPFVPWIPKTAGEKSVLDGLPASKAARVVRRVMTAGVKAEGPIHVDRLAKLTVGAFGLNRATEARKQVLLSLLPPSAVDGDHLWPEGVDRATWTGFRRQVSSTDRPIEHVAPEEIANAMAALCRAAAGMHRDELLTATATVFGYKRRAASSIPVLEKALASALDAGRLTEKSGVITG from the coding sequence ATGGAGAGCACCGCCGACATCGAGCTCGGTGATGTCGTCGCGCCGTCGGCGGTCGTCTCCATCGACCTCACCTCCACCCCCGTGCTCAGCTACGCGCTGGCGCACAACCGGCTGCCGGTGGTCTCCCGGCTGGCGCTGACCGCCGACCGGACCCTGCGCGGGCTGACCGTCCGCCTGTCGGTGCGCGACGCCGAGGGCCCGATCGCCCAGGCCGTCGAGCTGCTGGCCGACGTCGACGAGGGCCGCACCACGGTGCTCACCGGCATCGGCCTGGTCATGGACCCCGCCGCGATGCTGCACGTCGAGGAGCAGCGGCCCGGTGTGGTCGACGTCGAGGTCGAACTCGACGGCGTGCTGCTCGGCGAGACCACCGCCCCGGTGCAGGTGCTCGCGGCCAACCAGTGGCTGGCCGCTCCGCTGCCGCTGGCGCTGGAGATGCTCGCCGCGCACGTCATGCCCAACCACCCGGCGATCACCGGGCTGGTCGCCGAGGCCGCCGAGCTGCTGGAGCAGCAGACCGGCAGCGGTGCGATGGTCGGCTACGCGGCCACCGCCGAGCGGGTGGACGAGGTCGTGCAGGCGCTCGCCGAGGCGCTCCGGCGCCGGGGGGTCCGGTACTCCGAGCCGCCGGCCAGCTGGTCCGACCTCGGCCAGCAGGTGCGCTCGCCCGGCGACGTCCTCACCTGGCGCGTGGCCACCCCGCTGGACACCGTCGTCGTCCTGGCCGCCGCGCTGGAGCAGGCCGGCATCCGCCCGCTGCTGTGGCTGGCCGACGGCCATGCATTCCTCGGGTACTGGCGGGAGGAGCGCAGCTCGGAGAGCGCCGCGACCACCGACGCCGCGCCGCTGGTCGACCTGGTCGACCTCGGCCTCGTCGGCCTGGTCGAGACGACGCTGCTCACCGCCTCCGGGCGCCCGGGCGAGGACCTCCACCGCGCCGCCTCCGCCGACTGGCTGGCCGGCGAGCTCGAGCGCATCCTCGGCGTCACCGACGTCCACCGCGCCCGGTGCGACGGCATCCTCCCGCTGCCCGCCCGCGCCCGGACGCCGGACGGGCTGCTGCAGATCGTGGAGTACCGGCCGGCTGAGCACAGCGCCCCGGCGTTCCCGGCCGGTCCGGCGCCGGCGCCGCAGTCGAACCGCCCCGAGGCGCCGCCGCGGGTGCAGCAGTGGAAGAACGCGCTGCTGGACCTGACCCTGCGGAACCGGCTGATCAACTACAGCCACCGCGCCGGGCTGCCCCTGACCGTGCCGGACACCGCGCTGCCGATCCTGGACAACTTCGTCCACGACGGAACCCCGCTGACCCTGCTGCCCGGTGACCAGCTGGCCGCCGTCCAGAAGGAGCGCGGGCTCACCACTGCCCGGGAGCTGCCCGCCGAGCAGCTGACCGAGCTGCTGGTGGAACGGCGGGAGGTGCACGCCGACGTCACCTCCGACGGCTACCTCTCCCGGCTGCGCAACCTCGCCTACCGCGCCAAGACGGTGCAGGAGGAGACCGGCGCCAACAACCTCTACCTGGCCCTGGGCTCGCTGGTGTGGGAGCTCGACGGACGGCCGCTGCGCTCGCCGTTGCTGCTGGTACCCGTCGTCCTCAGCCCGGTCGGGCGCACCGGCTCCTACCGGCTGGCGCTGGACGAGTCGGGGTCGAGCACCCCGAACTACTGCCTGCTGGAGAAGCTGCGCCAGGTGCACGGCCTGGTCGTCCCGGCGCTGAGCGACACCGCGGAGAGCACGCCGGAGCTGGAGCGGGCGCTGGAGGCCATGCGGGTCGGCCTCGTCGGCCACGGCCTGCCCTACCGGGTCGAGGCGACCGCGGACCTGGCGCTCCTGCAGTTCGCCAAGTACCGGCTGTGGAAGGACCTCGACGAGCACTGGGGCGACTTCGCGCGGAACCCGCTGGTGCACCACCTCGTGCACGAGCCGACCGAGCCCTTCCGGGACCCGGCCCGCGACTCCGGCGGGCACGTCGACCTCGACGAGCTGGCCGGCCGCCTGCCCGTGGCGGCCGACACCTCGCAGCTGCGGGCGATCGCGGAGGCGGGTGCCGGGCGCACCTTCGTGCTCGAGGGCCCGCCCGGCACCGGCAAGTCCCAGACGATCACCAACCTGCTCACCCGGGCGGTCGCCGACGGCAAGCGGGTGCTGTTCGTCGCCGAGAAGCGCGCGGCGCTGGACGTGGTCGCTCGGCGGCTGGACGCGGTCGGCATGGGCATGTTCGCCCTCGACCTGCACGACAAGGGGTCGCGCGCCCCCATGGTGCGGGCGCAGATCCGGCTCGCGCTGGAGCACGCGATCGCCGTCGACGCGGAGGGCCTGGCCGCCGACTCCGAGACGCTGCGCTCGGCCCGCCGCCAGCTGGCCCGCTACGCCGACCGCCTGCACGCCGAGAACGCCGCCGGCCTGTCGCTGTACAGCGCGCGCACCGCCGAGCTGACGGCCGGCACCGACGTCGAGCCGCTCCCGGTGCCGCTGCCGTTCGTCGCCAACGCCCCCGCCGAGGTGCTGACGGCCGTGCGGCGGGCGCTGGCCCTGCTGCCCGACATCGCCGACCTCACCCGCCCGTCGCCGCGGCACCCGTGGGCGTTCGTCGACTCGCCGGAGGTCGACCTGCCCGCGGCCCGCGAGGCGGCCTCCGCCGTCGACGCGGCGGTGCGCGAGCTGGCCTGCCTCCCCGAGCTGGGCGGGGTGCTCCGGCACGCGCGGACCCCGGAGGACCTCGACTCGCTCGTGCACCTGCTGTCCGGCCCCCCGGTGGGCCTCGACGTGCTGGACGAGACGTTCAGCGGCCGGTGGACGACGGCGACCGGCGCGGTCCTCGGCGAGGTCGCGGCGTTCACCGCCTTCCGGCACCCGGGGCTCGACGTCGCCACCCCCGACGTCGTCGGCCTGCCGCTGGCCGGGATCTACGTGTCCGCGCAGACGGCGGCCGCCTCGGGCTGGTGGGGGCGGCGCCGCCGGCTGACCGCCGTCCGGGACCAGCTGGCCGGCTGCCTGCGGCCGGGCGCGAAGGTCCGGCCCCGGGACGTCCCGCTGCTGGTGGAGAACCTGTGGCGGGTGCAGACGGCGGTCTCCGCCATCGCCGGCCGGGTGAACTCCGTGCCCGGCCTCTCCGCGCCCGAGAGCTGGAACCCGTTCACCGACCCCGGCCTGCTCGAGCGCGAGGTCGAGTGGCTGCGCCGCGCCGGCGCCGCCGTCGACGGGTCCTCGGCCTTCCACGTCGCGCTGCGCAAGCTGATCGTGGCCGGGATGCCGACGTCGGCCGGGACCGCTGCCGCCGTCGCCCGGCTGCGCGACGCGGTGACCTCGCTGCTGCAGGTCTGCCGCAGCTCCTCCGACCAGCTGTCGGCCTGGGCCGGGGACGACGGCTTCGTGCTCCGCTGGTCGATGACCCGCCCGGAGCGCGGGGTCGAGAACTCGGTGCTGATGTCGCTGCGCCGCTGGGTGTCCTTCCTCGACACGCTGGAGCCGCTGCGCTACGCGGGCCTGTTCGACGCCCGCACGCTGCTCATCACCGGTGCCGTCGCCGCCGACGACGCGGTGCGCGCGCTCGACCGCGGGCTGGCGTCGGCGTCGGTCGCCGAGCGGCTGGACGCCACCGGGCTGGACGGCTTCGACGAGCAGGCGCACGAGTCGGCGATCGCCCGGTTCACCGCCGCCTCCCGCGCGGTGCGCGAGCACCTGACGCAGGCGCTGCCGGCGGCGGTGCTGGGCTCGCGGCCGTTCGACGCGGCGATGGGCACCGGCCAGGTCGGCGCGCTGCAGCGGGAGCTGGCCAAGCAGCGCCGCGGGCTCGGCGTGCGGCAGCTCCTGGCGCAGTACGGGGACCTGATCACCGCGGTCATGCCGTGCGTGCTCGTGTCCCCCGACTCGGTGGCCCGGTTCTTCCCCGCGACGGCGGGCCAGTTCGACCTGGTGGTCTTCGACGAGGCGTCGCAGATCCGGGTGGCCGACGCCGTCGGTGCGCTGGGCCGGGCCCGCGCCGCCGTCGTCGTCGGTGACTCCAGGCAGATGCCGCCCACGTCGTTCCTGGAGCCGACCACGGCGAGCTGCGACGACTCGGTCGAGGTCGTCGAGACCGCCGTCGAGGACGAGGAGTCGATCCTCAGCGAGTGCGTGCAGGCGGGGGTGCCGCGGCACTGGCTGTCGTGGCACTACCGCAGCCAGGACGAGTCCCTCATCGCCTTCTCCAACGCCCAGTACTACGAGAACCGCCTCTCGTCGTTCCCGGCGCCGACGCACGGCCGGGCATCCGCGGAGCCGGACGGCCGCGGGGTGTCGCTGGTGCGGGTGCCCGGCACCTTCCACCGCTCCGGCGCCGGCCGGCTGCTGCGCACCAACCCGGTCGAGGCCAGCGCGATCGTCGCCGAGATCCGCCGGCGGTTCGACGCGGTCTCCAGGTGGGACGGCATGGGCGTCGTGCCCTCGATCGGCGTGGTCACCTTCAACGCCCAGCAGCGGTCCTACATCGAGGCGCTGCTGCGCGACGCCGACGACGACCGGCTCTCCGCGGCGCTGGACCGCACCGACGGCGAGGGCCTGTTCGTCAAGAACCTGGAGAACGTGCAGGGCGACGAGCGCGACGTCATCTTCTTCTCCACGGGCTTCTCCCCCGCCGCCGACGGCACGCTGCCGCTCAACTTCGGCCCGCTCAACCGCCAGGGCGGCGAGCGGCGGCTCAATGTCGCGATCACCCGCGCGCGGCGCCAGGTCGTCGTCTTCTCCTCGTTCGACCCGGCGCAGCTGCGGGCCGAGGAGACCTCCTCGGTCGGCATCAAGCACCTGCGCGCCTACCTCGACATGGCCGAGCAGGGCACCGACGTGCTCCCCCGCTCGCCGCGGTCGGCCGCCGTGGTCGACCGGCACCGGGAGGAGATCGCGGCGGCACTGCGCGAGCGCGGGCTGGTCGTACGCACCGAGGTCGGCCTCTCCGAGTTCCGGGTCGACCTGTCGGTGAGTCGACCCGGCGACCCGGAGACACCGCTGGTCGCCGTGCTGCTCGACGGACCGGCGTGGGCCCGCCGTGGCACGGTCGGCGACCGCGACGCGGTGCCGGTCGAGGCGCTCGGCGACATGCTGCGCTGGCCGGTCGTGGCGCGCGTCTGGCTGCCGACGTGGCTGGCCGGGCCGGCCGCCGTCGTCGACCGGCTGGTGGCCGCGGTGGACGCTGCTCCCGTGTCGTCGGCCCCGGTGCCCGAGCCGCTGCAGCTGCCGACGGCGGCCGTCGAGTCGTTCAAGGGCGTCGCGGCGCTGCGCTCGTCGGTGACGTCGATGGCCGTGCCCGCGCCCCCTGCCCGCCCGGCGCCGAAGGCCGCAACCGCGAAGAAGCCGGCCGGCTCGGTAGCGCTGGAGGGCGAGACGCCGTTCGTGCCGTGGATCCCGAAGACCGCCGGTGAGAAGTCGGTGCTCGACGGGCTGCCGGCGTCGAAGGCCGCGCGCGTGGTGCGCCGGGTGATGACCGCCGGGGTGAAGGCGGAGGGGCCGATCCACGTGGACCGGCTGGCCAAGCTGACCGTCGGCGCGTTCGGGCTCAACCGGGCGACCGAGGCGCGCAAGCAGGTGCTGCTGTCGCTGCTGCCGCCCTCGGCCGTCGACGGCGACCACCTGTGGCCCGAGGGCGTCGACCGCGCCACCTGGACCGGGTTCCGCCGGCAGGTGTCGAGCACCGACCGGCCGATCGAGCACGTGGCGCCGGAGGAGATCGCCAACGCGATGGCCGCGCTGTGCCGGGCCGCCGCGGGGATGCACCGCGACGAGCTGCTCACCGCCACCGCCACGGTGTTCGGCTACAAGCGCCGGGCCGCCTCGTCGATCCCGGTGCTGGAGAAGGCGCTGGCGTCCGCGCTCGACGCCGGCCGGCTCACCGAGAAATCGGGCGTGATCACCGGCTGA
- a CDS encoding DUF3048 domain-containing protein, whose protein sequence is MVWEEVVEGGITRYVAVYHSTVPGEIGPVRSVRPMDPAIAAPLHGLFAFSGGQRAGAGTPAVEADGTPMRDQRRRPAGRRREHQRAGRGGQPGARDADGRRGRGPGRHRWEDAGRQVDAPVALTAPDGSPVPLAPGTTWVELVPNRTGSVTVG, encoded by the coding sequence ATGGTCTGGGAGGAGGTCGTCGAGGGCGGCATCACCCGCTACGTCGCCGTCTACCACTCCACGGTGCCCGGCGAGATCGGGCCGGTGCGCTCGGTGCGGCCCATGGACCCGGCGATCGCCGCGCCGCTGCACGGGCTCTTCGCCTTCTCCGGTGGGCAGCGCGCCGGAGCCGGCACGCCCGCGGTGGAGGCCGACGGCACGCCGATGCGGGACCAACGTCGTCGTCCTGCGGGTCGACGTCGTGAACACCAGCGCGCTGGACGCGGCGGGCAACCCGGTGCCCGAGACGCTGATGGTCGGCGGGGGAGAGGCCCTGGTCGCCACCGGTGGGAAGACGCTGGGCGCCAGGTCGACGCGCCGGTCGCCCTCACCGCGCCCGACGGCAGCCCGGTTCCTCTCGCGCCCGGCACGACGTGGGTGGAGCTGGTGCCCAACCGGACGGGGTCGGTCACCGTCGGCTGA
- a CDS encoding SpoIIE family protein phosphatase, translating to MTSRPAGPPSAVDDAALGRCADEPIAVPGAVQPHGVLLAVSEPDLAVVVASANAAALFGRPVAGASLDDLLDPGGAERLRAGLGGDLAEVNPLRMRVAGVDVDVALHRADGLLITEWEPVPGAGEAGAAWHRRLPAVLQRMSTAATLDQLTGVLARDVRVLTGFDRVMVYRFDADWNGEVVAEDRRSDLEPFLGLWYPASDIPAQARALYTTNWMRLIPDAGYQRVPLEPPVTPATGRPLDLSGAMLRSVSPVHLEYLANMGVVASMSISLIDRGRLWGLVACHHYAGSHRPSHPDRTAAEFLGRTASLLLPTLVSAGEQSGVVAVAQRQADLAAAVGRSPRALPAALTEGATTALDLLPAAGAAVRLGGRLHLLGTTPPADRVVPLVRALLDAGVPVTDAVSRVVPEGADLASTASGVLVAEVAGGSEDFVAWFRPETLREITWGGNPYTSKTAQTEAGPRLSPRRSFAAWSETVRETSQPWRQHEVAAARGLAALLTETVISRATEDNRLVTALQRTLLLEELPEVPGVDLAARYLPSEHDVVGGDWYDLVPLPGGRVSLVLGDVAGHGLAAAAITAQLRHALRAHLLRASGPAAALDGLNQVIGALLPGELATAVVVELDPATGEVAVANAGHPPVLHATADGVRFLHEGRGPALGLLDVAGYRETRLTLAGDDRLLLFSDGVVERGAGGLATGLEDLRNAVACGPVEPQALLDAVLRILDPPRTDDVTLVGVART from the coding sequence ATGACCAGCCGACCGGCCGGTCCGCCGAGCGCCGTCGACGACGCGGCGCTCGGCCGGTGCGCCGACGAGCCGATCGCGGTTCCGGGCGCGGTCCAGCCGCACGGCGTGCTGCTGGCGGTCTCCGAGCCCGACCTCGCCGTCGTCGTCGCGTCGGCGAACGCCGCGGCACTCTTCGGCCGGCCGGTGGCCGGCGCGTCCCTGGACGACCTGCTCGACCCGGGCGGCGCCGAACGGCTCCGGGCGGGTCTGGGCGGCGACCTCGCCGAGGTGAACCCGCTGCGCATGCGGGTGGCGGGCGTCGACGTCGACGTCGCGCTGCACCGGGCGGACGGGCTGCTGATCACCGAGTGGGAGCCGGTGCCCGGCGCCGGGGAGGCCGGGGCCGCGTGGCACCGCCGCCTGCCGGCGGTGCTCCAGCGGATGTCGACCGCCGCCACGCTCGACCAGCTGACCGGCGTGCTGGCCCGCGACGTCCGGGTGCTCACCGGCTTCGACCGGGTGATGGTCTACCGCTTCGACGCCGACTGGAACGGCGAGGTCGTCGCCGAGGACCGGCGCTCGGACCTGGAGCCCTTCCTCGGCCTCTGGTACCCGGCCAGCGACATCCCGGCCCAGGCCCGGGCGCTCTACACCACCAACTGGATGCGGCTGATCCCCGACGCCGGGTACCAGCGCGTGCCCCTGGAGCCGCCGGTGACGCCGGCGACCGGCCGCCCGCTGGACCTCTCCGGCGCGATGCTGCGCAGCGTCTCCCCGGTGCACCTGGAGTACCTGGCGAACATGGGCGTGGTCGCCTCGATGTCGATCTCGCTGATCGACCGGGGGCGGCTCTGGGGACTCGTCGCCTGCCACCACTACGCCGGCTCGCACCGGCCCTCCCATCCCGACCGCACCGCCGCGGAGTTCCTCGGCCGCACCGCCTCGCTGCTGCTGCCCACGCTGGTGTCCGCCGGCGAGCAGAGCGGGGTCGTGGCGGTCGCCCAGCGGCAGGCCGACCTCGCCGCCGCCGTCGGCCGCAGCCCGCGGGCACTGCCCGCTGCGCTCACCGAGGGCGCGACCACCGCTCTGGACCTGCTGCCCGCCGCCGGCGCCGCCGTCCGGCTGGGCGGCCGGCTGCACCTGCTGGGCACCACCCCGCCGGCCGACCGCGTCGTTCCGCTCGTCCGTGCGCTGCTGGACGCCGGCGTTCCCGTCACCGACGCGGTCAGCCGGGTCGTGCCGGAGGGCGCCGACCTCGCGTCCACCGCCAGCGGGGTGCTCGTCGCCGAGGTGGCCGGCGGGAGCGAGGACTTCGTCGCCTGGTTCCGGCCGGAGACGCTGCGCGAGATCACCTGGGGCGGCAACCCGTACACGTCGAAGACGGCGCAGACCGAGGCCGGGCCGCGGTTGAGCCCCCGCCGGTCCTTCGCCGCCTGGAGCGAGACGGTCAGGGAGACCTCGCAGCCCTGGCGCCAGCACGAGGTCGCCGCCGCCCGCGGCCTGGCCGCCCTGCTCACCGAGACGGTCATCAGCCGCGCCACCGAGGACAACCGCCTCGTCACCGCGCTCCAGCGCACCCTGCTGCTCGAGGAGCTGCCGGAGGTGCCGGGGGTGGACCTCGCCGCCCGCTACCTGCCCAGCGAGCACGACGTCGTCGGCGGCGACTGGTACGACCTGGTGCCGCTGCCCGGTGGCCGGGTGTCGCTCGTGCTCGGCGACGTCGCCGGCCACGGCCTCGCTGCCGCCGCGATCACCGCGCAGCTTCGGCACGCGCTCCGCGCCCACCTGCTGCGCGCGAGCGGTCCGGCGGCCGCGCTCGACGGCCTCAACCAGGTCATCGGGGCGCTGCTGCCCGGTGAGCTCGCGACCGCCGTCGTCGTCGAGCTGGACCCGGCGACCGGCGAGGTCGCCGTCGCCAACGCCGGTCATCCGCCGGTGCTGCACGCCACGGCCGACGGCGTCCGCTTCCTGCACGAGGGGCGCGGGCCGGCGCTGGGCCTGCTCGATGTCGCCGGCTACCGCGAGACGCGGCTGACCCTCGCCGGCGACGACCGCCTGCTGCTGTTCAGCGACGGGGTCGTCGAGCGCGGCGCCGGTGGCCTGGCCACCGGGCTGGAGGACCTGCGGAACGCCGTCGCCTGCGGGCCGGTGGAGCCGCAGGCGCTGCTCGACGCCGTCCTGCGGATCCTCGACCCGCCGCGCACCGACGACGTCACCCTGGTCGGGGTCGCCCGCACCTGA